One part of the Vogesella sp. LIG4 genome encodes these proteins:
- a CDS encoding ABC transporter permease: MAISNTGQIGKPGGVPLAKLRLPAEARIFAVLLGVAAIFEILGWFLVGQSFLANKERLLVMILQVSVIGIIAVGVTQIIIMGGIDLSSGSVVALTAMVSASLAQTSDLGRAVFPSLTDLPMVVPLLSGLVVGLACGLLNGFVIARTAIPPFIATLGVMVTARGLAKWYTKGEPISMLSDSYASIGSGITPVLIFLGVAALFHIVMSYTRYGKYTYAIGANRSAARVSGINVNKHLVLVYTMAGLLSGLAGVVTSARAVSGQAGMGMMYELDAIAAAVIGGTSLNGGLGKITGTVIGVLILGVVTSGFTFLRIDAYYQEIVKGIIIVVAVVADQYRQRNRRS; this comes from the coding sequence ATGGCAATCAGCAACACTGGACAGATCGGCAAACCGGGCGGGGTACCGCTGGCGAAACTGCGCCTGCCGGCCGAGGCCCGCATCTTCGCGGTACTGCTTGGGGTGGCGGCAATCTTCGAAATTCTGGGCTGGTTCCTGGTGGGGCAGAGCTTCCTCGCCAACAAGGAACGCCTGCTGGTGATGATCCTGCAGGTATCGGTAATCGGCATCATCGCCGTGGGCGTAACGCAGATCATCATCATGGGAGGCATTGATCTGTCGTCCGGCTCGGTGGTGGCGCTCACTGCCATGGTGTCGGCCAGCCTGGCGCAGACTTCCGACCTGGGGCGGGCGGTGTTTCCCTCGCTCACCGACCTGCCGATGGTGGTGCCATTGCTGTCCGGCCTGGTAGTGGGGCTGGCCTGTGGCCTGCTCAACGGCTTCGTGATTGCCCGCACCGCCATCCCGCCGTTCATTGCCACCCTGGGGGTGATGGTGACCGCGCGTGGCCTGGCCAAGTGGTACACCAAGGGCGAGCCGATCAGCATGCTGTCCGACAGCTACGCCAGCATCGGCAGCGGCATCACCCCGGTGCTGATCTTCCTGGGCGTGGCGGCACTGTTCCACATCGTGATGAGCTACACCCGCTACGGCAAATACACCTACGCCATCGGCGCCAACCGCTCGGCGGCACGTGTGTCCGGCATCAACGTCAACAAGCACCTGGTGCTGGTTTACACCATGGCGGGCCTGCTGTCCGGCCTGGCTGGTGTGGTGACCTCCGCCCGCGCCGTGTCCGGCCAGGCCGGCATGGGCATGATGTACGAGCTGGATGCGATTGCCGCGGCGGTGATCGGTGGCACTTCGCTGAACGGTGGCCTCGGCAAGATCACCGGTACCGTGATCGGCGTGCTGATCCTGGGTGTGGTGACTTCCGGCTTTACCTTCCTGCGCATCGATGCCTACTACCAGGAGATCGTGAAGGGCATCATCATCGTGGTGGCCGTGGTGGCGGATCAGTACCGTCAGCGCAACCGTCGCAGCTGA
- a CDS encoding DMT family transporter, which produces MAQARLPLTVSPADAVLLLVTLLAAAGWLFSKAVLQFMPPLLFMALRFGLSGLLLLALARSQGQVLPQHGLRSCARGGCLLGVAMMFWISGLQLSSNLGVAAFISSLGIVLAPFAARLLFAVPLSRAAWGAMLCAGLGMACMSLRGDGTVHAADWLLLLAAAGQAAYLAANSRDMARLPVLLAIALQLLVAALWCLAGSVLLESWQAVSLLQGWLPLAASVLLATCLRFVLQGWGQGRMPVARSAFILLLEPVWTALLAAWWFGTGFAPQQWLGAALVLAALLLSRRRPRRPSSLPPPVPCGRTGQ; this is translated from the coding sequence ATGGCCCAGGCCCGCCTGCCGCTGACTGTTTCCCCCGCCGACGCCGTGTTGCTGCTGGTGACCCTGCTGGCCGCCGCCGGCTGGCTGTTTTCCAAGGCAGTGCTGCAGTTCATGCCGCCGTTGCTGTTCATGGCGCTGCGTTTCGGGCTTAGCGGCCTGTTGCTGCTGGCGCTGGCCCGCAGCCAGGGCCAGGTATTGCCGCAGCACGGGCTGCGCAGCTGCGCGCGTGGCGGCTGCCTGCTGGGTGTGGCGATGATGTTCTGGATCAGCGGCCTGCAACTGAGCAGCAATCTGGGCGTGGCCGCCTTTATCAGCAGCCTGGGCATCGTGCTGGCGCCGTTCGCCGCGCGTCTGCTGTTCGCGGTGCCGCTGTCGCGCGCCGCCTGGGGGGCGATGCTGTGTGCCGGGTTGGGCATGGCGTGCATGTCGCTGCGCGGCGACGGCACGGTACATGCCGCCGACTGGCTGCTGTTGCTGGCCGCCGCCGGCCAGGCGGCCTACCTGGCGGCAAACAGCCGTGACATGGCGCGGCTGCCGGTGCTGCTGGCGATTGCCTTGCAGCTGCTGGTGGCGGCGCTGTGGTGTCTGGCGGGGAGTGTGCTGCTGGAGTCCTGGCAGGCGGTGTCGCTGCTGCAGGGCTGGCTGCCGCTGGCGGCCAGTGTGCTGCTGGCCACCTGTCTGCGCTTTGTGCTGCAGGGCTGGGGGCAGGGGCGGATGCCGGTGGCGCGTTCGGCTTTCATCCTGCTGCTGGAGCCGGTGTGGACGGCACTGTTGGCCGCATGGTGGTTCGGCACCGGCTTTGCGCCGCAGCAGTGGCTGGGGGCGGCGCTGGTGCTGGCCGCCCTGTTGCTCAGTCGTCGTAGGCCCCGGCGTCCTTCGTCTCTTCCACCACCAGTTCCATGCGGTAGGACAGGGCAATGA
- a CDS encoding MurR/RpiR family transcriptional regulator: MSNEMTADKLMQRISEEYEGLSKQLKVIAKYIEEHRQTLVLERITDIALACGVQPSAIVRFAQRFGFSGFSDMQALFREAFVPAQPSINSYQKRIRNVIASQNNPQTNTEMAQNFLAACQQGLDELAQSLEPAAIDAAVELLHQADNIYVVGVRRMFPIASYISYALQHTQKRVHLISGLGGMYHEQVRSIREGDLMIAISFQPYGRETRYCARVASQNKARLLVITDSKMSPLARNADTILTVKEGTAFAFRSMSSTISLCQALFIALSYRMELVVEETKDAGAYDD; encoded by the coding sequence ATGAGCAACGAAATGACCGCCGACAAGCTGATGCAGCGTATTTCCGAGGAGTACGAGGGGCTCAGCAAGCAACTTAAAGTCATCGCCAAATACATCGAAGAACACCGCCAGACCCTGGTGCTGGAACGCATCACCGACATCGCCCTGGCCTGCGGCGTACAGCCGTCGGCCATCGTGCGCTTTGCGCAACGCTTCGGCTTTTCCGGCTTCTCCGACATGCAGGCGCTGTTCCGCGAAGCCTTTGTGCCGGCGCAGCCCAGCATCAACAGCTACCAGAAGCGCATCCGCAATGTGATCGCCAGCCAGAACAACCCGCAGACCAACACCGAGATGGCGCAGAACTTCCTGGCCGCCTGCCAGCAGGGGCTGGACGAGTTGGCGCAGTCGCTGGAACCGGCGGCCATCGACGCCGCGGTGGAGCTGCTGCACCAGGCCGACAACATCTATGTGGTGGGCGTGCGCCGCATGTTTCCCATCGCGTCCTATATCAGCTACGCGCTGCAGCACACGCAAAAGCGCGTACACCTGATCTCCGGCCTGGGCGGCATGTACCACGAGCAGGTGCGCAGCATCCGCGAGGGCGACCTGATGATCGCCATCAGCTTCCAGCCCTACGGCCGCGAAACCCGCTACTGCGCGCGGGTAGCCAGCCAGAACAAGGCCAGGCTGCTGGTGATCACCGACAGCAAGATGAGCCCGCTGGCGCGCAACGCCGACACCATTCTTACCGTCAAGGAAGGTACCGCCTTTGCCTTCCGCTCCATGAGCAGCACCATCAGCCTGTGCCAGGCGCTGTTCATTGCCCTGTCCTACCGCATGGAACTGGTGGTGGAAGAGACGAAGGACGCCGGGGCCTACGACGACTGA
- the iolC gene encoding 5-dehydro-2-deoxygluconokinase gives MQNQTTFASDRSFDVICLGRLAVDLYARQLGARLEDASSLAKYLGGSSGNIAFGTARLGLKSAMLSRVGDEQMGRFLLETLTREGCDVSQVKIDSERLTGLVLLGIKDRDTFPLLFYRENCADMALCEDDIDEGFIASSKSLLVTGTHLSTEKVNAASRKALAFARKHNVRTVLDIDYRPVLWGLTGRGDGEQRFIANDGVSAHLQSVLPLFDLIVGTEEEFQIAGGKPALLDCLQVVRQLAPQAVLVVKRGPLGCAVIDGEVPADIDAAFTVKGAQVEVMNVLGAGDAFLSGFLSVWLRGGNYAAACRTANACGALTVSRHGCSVAMPTQDELDYFLGLPVTPQRPGEDATLTRLHRVSVKRPQWDNLCVFAFDHRNQFFELARKNGVAESRITRLKELLVQAVGQTEEANKLQGRIGILVDDRYGEDAMYAATGRGWWIGRPIELPGSNPLEFDHGRAMAARLEFWPQEHIIKCLVQYHPDDEVGNRLEQEAQVRAVYDMARISGHELLLEVIPSRKLPQQADTVLRAMKRFYNLGIYPEWWKLESMSAEQWAEVDTLLEERDPYCRGVVLLGLNAPVSELRKGFEQARGSRSCRGFMVGRTLFQEPSQRWLAGEIDDAGLIAAARHNFETLIDIWQAQRRQAQQ, from the coding sequence ATGCAAAACCAGACAACCTTCGCTTCCGACCGTAGCTTCGACGTGATCTGCCTGGGCCGCCTGGCGGTGGATCTGTACGCCCGCCAGCTGGGGGCGCGTCTGGAAGATGCCAGCAGCCTGGCCAAGTACCTGGGTGGCTCGTCGGGCAATATCGCCTTCGGCACCGCCCGCCTGGGCCTGAAGTCGGCCATGCTGTCGCGTGTCGGCGACGAACAGATGGGCCGCTTCCTGCTGGAAACGCTGACCCGCGAGGGCTGCGATGTCAGCCAGGTGAAGATCGACAGCGAACGCCTCACCGGCCTGGTGCTGCTGGGCATCAAGGATCGCGATACCTTCCCGCTGCTGTTCTACCGCGAGAACTGTGCCGACATGGCGCTGTGCGAGGACGATATCGATGAAGGTTTCATCGCCAGCAGCAAGAGCCTGCTGGTCACCGGCACCCACCTGTCCACCGAGAAGGTGAATGCCGCCAGCCGCAAGGCGCTGGCCTTTGCCCGCAAGCACAATGTGCGCACCGTGCTGGATATCGATTACCGCCCGGTGCTGTGGGGCCTGACCGGCCGCGGCGATGGCGAGCAGCGTTTCATCGCCAATGATGGCGTCAGCGCCCACCTGCAATCGGTGCTGCCGCTGTTCGACCTGATCGTGGGGACCGAAGAGGAATTCCAGATCGCCGGCGGCAAGCCGGCGCTGCTGGACTGCCTGCAGGTGGTGCGCCAGTTGGCGCCGCAGGCGGTGCTGGTGGTCAAGCGCGGCCCGCTGGGCTGCGCGGTGATCGACGGCGAGGTGCCGGCCGATATCGACGCTGCCTTCACCGTGAAGGGCGCGCAGGTGGAAGTAATGAACGTGCTGGGTGCCGGTGATGCCTTCCTGTCCGGCTTCCTGTCGGTATGGCTGCGCGGTGGCAATTACGCCGCTGCCTGCCGCACGGCGAATGCCTGCGGCGCGCTAACGGTATCGCGCCATGGCTGCTCGGTGGCCATGCCCACCCAGGACGAACTGGATTATTTCCTGGGCCTGCCGGTAACGCCACAACGCCCGGGCGAGGATGCCACGCTCACCCGTCTGCACCGCGTCAGCGTCAAGCGCCCGCAGTGGGACAATCTGTGCGTGTTCGCCTTCGATCACCGCAACCAGTTCTTCGAGCTGGCGCGCAAGAACGGCGTGGCGGAAAGCCGCATCACCCGCCTGAAGGAGCTGCTGGTGCAGGCGGTAGGGCAGACCGAGGAAGCCAACAAGCTGCAGGGGCGTATCGGCATCCTGGTGGATGACCGCTACGGCGAGGATGCCATGTACGCCGCCACCGGCCGTGGCTGGTGGATCGGCCGCCCAATCGAGCTGCCGGGTTCCAACCCGCTGGAGTTCGACCATGGCCGCGCCATGGCTGCGCGCCTGGAATTCTGGCCGCAGGAACACATCATCAAGTGTCTGGTGCAGTACCACCCGGACGACGAGGTGGGCAACCGCCTGGAGCAGGAAGCACAGGTGCGCGCGGTTTACGACATGGCGCGCATCAGCGGCCACGAGTTGCTGCTGGAAGTGATCCCGTCCAGGAAGCTGCCGCAGCAGGCGGATACCGTGCTGCGTGCCATGAAGCGCTTCTACAACCTGGGCATCTATCCGGAGTGGTGGAAGCTGGAATCGATGAGCGCCGAGCAATGGGCCGAAGTGGATACCCTGCTGGAAGAGCGCGACCCGTACTGCCGCGGCGTGGTGCTGCTGGGCCTGAATGCCCCGGTGAGCGAACTGCGCAAGGGCTTCGAGCAGGCGCGGGGCAGCCGCAGCTGCCGCGGCTTCATGGTTGGCCGCACGCTGTTCCAGGAACCGTCGCAGCGCTGGCTGGCCGGCGAAATCGACGATGCCGGCCTGATTGCCGCCGCCCGTCACAACTTTGAAACGCTGATCGACATCTGGCAGGCGCAGCGCCGCCAGGCTCAGCAATAA
- the iolE gene encoding myo-inosose-2 dehydratase — protein sequence MTATFKVRIGINPISWCNDDLPSLGGETPLETILREGSEIGYQGFELGNKFPRDSEALKAVLEPYGVACVSGWYSGYLAERSAEEEIAAVESHLRLLVENDCKVMVYGEVGGSIQGRIDTPLFKRPTFTSEEAWQQYAERLSKFARHLASRGIKLAYHHHMGAFVETPADVDKLMALTGPEVGLLFDTGHMYFAGGDPLTELDKHINRVVHVHCKDVRAEVLRLARNGSWSFLQSVLNGAFTVPGDGDIQFGPIIHRLAQHGYQGWLVVEAEQDPTIAPSYEYAQKGFNTLQALVARES from the coding sequence ATGACTGCCACATTCAAGGTACGCATCGGCATCAACCCGATTTCCTGGTGTAACGACGACCTGCCGTCGCTGGGCGGCGAAACTCCGCTGGAAACCATCCTGCGCGAGGGCAGCGAGATCGGCTACCAGGGTTTCGAGCTGGGTAACAAATTCCCGCGCGACTCGGAGGCACTGAAGGCGGTGCTGGAACCGTACGGCGTGGCCTGTGTGTCCGGCTGGTACTCCGGCTACCTGGCGGAGCGTTCCGCCGAGGAAGAAATCGCCGCGGTGGAAAGCCATCTGCGCCTGCTGGTGGAAAACGATTGCAAGGTGATGGTGTACGGCGAAGTGGGCGGCTCCATCCAGGGCAGGATCGACACTCCGCTGTTCAAGCGGCCAACCTTTACCAGCGAGGAAGCCTGGCAGCAGTACGCCGAGCGTCTGAGCAAGTTCGCCCGCCACCTGGCATCGCGCGGCATCAAGCTGGCCTACCACCACCACATGGGGGCCTTCGTGGAAACGCCGGCCGACGTGGACAAGCTGATGGCGCTGACCGGGCCGGAAGTGGGCCTGCTGTTCGATACCGGCCACATGTACTTTGCCGGCGGCGATCCGCTCACCGAACTGGACAAGCACATCAACCGCGTGGTGCACGTGCACTGCAAGGATGTGCGCGCCGAGGTGCTGCGTCTGGCACGCAACGGCAGCTGGAGCTTCCTGCAGTCGGTGCTCAACGGTGCCTTCACCGTGCCGGGTGACGGCGACATCCAGTTCGGCCCCATCATCCACCGCCTGGCGCAGCATGGTTACCAGGGCTGGCTGGTGGTGGAGGCGGAGCAGGACCCGACCATCGCGCCGAGCTACGAATACGCGCAGAAGGGCTTCAACACCCTGCAGGCGCTGGTTGCGCGCGAATCCTGA
- the iolB gene encoding 5-deoxy-glucuronate isomerase, whose amino-acid sequence MNLLVKADKAGKPLVDVTPASAGWTHVGFRAVKLAPRERELWQQPGRECCVVILAGKVSVRVGEQLWSHLGERQSVFDDMAPYAVYAPPGAEVEVTAESAAEVAFCSAPSAGNHPARLITPDSMQRSVRGKEANTRYVTDILPQTEPADGLLVVEVRTPSGHSSSYPPHKHDRDALPEESILEETYYHRLNPAQGFAFQRVYTDDRRIDQAMAVEDHDVVMVPEGYHPVSVPYGYESYYLNVMAGPKREWCFKNDPAHEWIIAKP is encoded by the coding sequence ATGAATTTGCTGGTGAAGGCGGACAAGGCAGGCAAGCCGCTGGTGGACGTGACCCCGGCATCGGCCGGCTGGACCCACGTGGGTTTCCGTGCGGTAAAGCTGGCGCCGCGGGAGCGCGAGCTGTGGCAGCAGCCGGGCCGCGAGTGCTGCGTGGTGATCCTGGCCGGCAAGGTCAGCGTGCGGGTGGGCGAGCAGCTGTGGAGCCACCTGGGCGAGCGCCAGAGCGTGTTCGACGACATGGCGCCGTACGCGGTGTACGCACCACCGGGGGCGGAGGTGGAAGTGACTGCCGAAAGCGCTGCCGAAGTGGCGTTCTGCTCAGCACCGTCGGCCGGCAACCACCCAGCGCGGCTGATCACCCCGGACAGCATGCAGCGCAGCGTGCGCGGCAAGGAAGCCAATACCCGCTACGTGACCGACATCCTGCCGCAGACCGAGCCGGCGGACGGCCTGCTGGTGGTGGAGGTGCGCACCCCGTCCGGCCATTCCTCCAGTTACCCGCCGCACAAGCACGACCGCGATGCCTTGCCGGAAGAAAGCATTCTGGAAGAAACCTACTACCACCGGCTGAACCCGGCGCAGGGCTTTGCCTTCCAGCGCGTGTACACCGACGACCGCCGCATCGACCAGGCCATGGCGGTGGAAGACCACGACGTGGTGATGGTGCCGGAAGGCTACCACCCGGTGAGCGTGCCCTACGGCTATGAATCCTACTATCTCAATGTGATGGCCGGGCCGAAGCGCGAATGGTGCTTCAAGAACGACCCGGCGCACGAGTGGATCATCGCCAAGCCGTAA
- a CDS encoding CoA-acylating methylmalonate-semialdehyde dehydrogenase, whose product MNRIISHYINGQHSAGTGTRNSAVYNPASGKVQAEVVLAEQADVNAVVAAARAAFPAWSETAPLRRARIMFKFKMLLEARQDELAALISSEHGKVHSDALGEVTRGLEVVEFACGIPQLLKGEYTEQVGRGIDAWTMRQALGVVAGITPFNFPAMVPMWMFPVAIACGNTFILKPSERDPSAALFIAELLSEAGLPDGVFNVLQGDKLAVDGLLTHPDVQAVSFVGSTPIAQYIYETGARHGKRVQALGGAKNHMVVMPDADLEQTVDALMGAAYGSAGERCMAISVAVAVGDVADKLVASLSERLKTLKVGPGSDPKSEMGPLVTRAHFDKVCGYVARGVEEGASLVVDGRGLTVPGCEDGFFLGGCLFDNVTTDMTIYKEEIFGPVLAIVRVDSFAEAVEMINAHAFGNGTAIFTRDGDAAREFTHRIQVGMVGVNVPLPVPMAFHSFGGWKASLFGDHHMHGPEGVRFYTRMKAVTTRWPTGIRAGAEFAMPTMK is encoded by the coding sequence ATGAACCGCATCATTTCCCACTACATCAACGGTCAGCACAGCGCCGGCACCGGTACGCGCAACAGCGCCGTTTACAACCCCGCCAGCGGCAAGGTACAGGCCGAGGTGGTACTGGCCGAGCAGGCCGATGTCAATGCCGTTGTCGCCGCCGCCAGGGCCGCCTTTCCGGCCTGGAGTGAAACCGCGCCGCTGCGCCGCGCCCGCATCATGTTCAAGTTCAAGATGCTGCTGGAAGCGCGCCAGGACGAACTGGCGGCGCTGATCAGCAGCGAGCACGGCAAGGTGCATTCCGATGCGCTGGGCGAAGTGACCCGTGGTCTGGAAGTGGTGGAGTTCGCCTGCGGCATTCCGCAGCTGCTGAAAGGCGAGTACACCGAACAGGTTGGCCGCGGCATCGACGCCTGGACCATGCGCCAGGCGCTGGGCGTGGTGGCCGGCATCACCCCGTTCAACTTCCCGGCCATGGTGCCGATGTGGATGTTCCCGGTGGCCATTGCCTGCGGCAACACTTTCATCCTCAAGCCGTCGGAGCGTGACCCGTCCGCCGCGCTGTTCATTGCCGAACTGCTGAGCGAAGCCGGTCTGCCGGACGGCGTGTTCAACGTGCTGCAGGGCGACAAGCTGGCGGTGGACGGCCTGCTGACCCACCCGGACGTGCAGGCGGTGAGCTTCGTCGGCTCCACGCCGATTGCGCAGTACATCTACGAAACCGGCGCCCGTCACGGCAAGCGCGTGCAGGCGCTGGGCGGTGCCAAGAACCATATGGTGGTAATGCCGGATGCCGACCTGGAGCAGACCGTTGATGCGCTGATGGGCGCGGCCTACGGTTCCGCCGGCGAGCGCTGCATGGCGATCTCGGTGGCGGTGGCGGTGGGCGACGTGGCCGACAAGCTGGTGGCCAGCCTGTCCGAGCGCCTCAAGACGCTGAAAGTGGGGCCGGGCAGCGACCCTAAGTCGGAAATGGGCCCGCTGGTGACCCGCGCCCACTTCGACAAGGTGTGCGGCTACGTGGCGCGCGGCGTGGAAGAGGGCGCCAGCCTGGTGGTGGACGGCCGCGGCCTGACCGTGCCGGGCTGCGAGGACGGCTTCTTCCTGGGGGGCTGCCTGTTCGACAACGTCACCACCGACATGACCATCTATAAGGAAGAGATTTTCGGCCCGGTGCTGGCCATCGTGCGCGTGGACAGCTTTGCCGAGGCGGTGGAGATGATCAACGCCCATGCCTTCGGCAACGGTACCGCCATCTTCACCCGCGACGGCGATGCCGCACGCGAATTCACCCATCGCATCCAGGTGGGCATGGTAGGCGTCAACGTGCCGCTGCCGGTGCCGATGGCCTTCCACAGTTTTGGCGGTTGGAAAGCCTCGCTGTTCGGCGATCATCACATGCATGGCCCGGAAGGCGTGCGTTTCTACACCCGCATGAAGGCGGTGACCACCCGCTGGCCGACCGGCATCCGCGCCGGCGCCGAGTTCGCCATGCCGACCATGAAGTAA
- a CDS encoding polyamine ABC transporter substrate-binding protein: protein MKIKKSVKLLCSLMLLAPSMHAVAEDQMLNVYNWSDYIADQTIPRFQSETHVKVKYDVYDSDDTLQAKMLTGKAGYDIVVPTSNYMARQIEAGIYQKLDKSKLPNLKNLDPVVMAQVAGADPGNKFGVPWAYGTDGLGYNLNKVNAALGPNAPLDSWDILFKPEYVSKLKGCGVSMLDQAADVFAVTLHYIGRDPNSKNPADYQAAFEALKKIRPYITQFNSSGYINDLANGDICFALGWSGDVNIAKHRAAEAGKSYKIQYTIPKSGAPIWFDVMVIPKDAAHPENAHKWINYIEDPKVNAEITNKVFYPTANAEAKKYVKPEIANDPAVYPPPAVMKTLFLMKPLPADILRLENRLWTQLKTGH, encoded by the coding sequence ATGAAAATCAAAAAATCAGTGAAGCTGCTGTGTTCCTTGATGCTGCTGGCGCCCAGCATGCATGCCGTGGCCGAGGACCAGATGCTGAACGTCTACAACTGGTCCGACTACATCGCGGATCAGACAATTCCTCGTTTCCAGTCTGAAACGCACGTCAAGGTGAAGTACGACGTCTACGACAGCGACGACACCCTGCAAGCCAAGATGCTGACCGGCAAGGCCGGCTACGACATCGTGGTGCCGACTTCCAACTACATGGCACGCCAGATCGAAGCCGGTATCTACCAGAAGCTCGACAAGTCCAAGCTGCCGAACCTGAAGAACCTGGATCCGGTCGTGATGGCGCAGGTTGCCGGTGCCGATCCGGGCAACAAGTTCGGTGTACCCTGGGCCTACGGTACCGATGGTCTGGGCTACAACCTGAACAAGGTTAATGCCGCTCTGGGTCCGAATGCCCCGCTGGACAGCTGGGACATCCTGTTCAAGCCGGAATACGTTTCCAAGCTGAAAGGTTGTGGCGTGTCGATGCTGGATCAGGCCGCCGACGTGTTTGCAGTAACGCTGCACTACATTGGCCGCGATCCGAACAGCAAGAACCCGGCCGACTACCAGGCTGCGTTCGAAGCGCTGAAGAAAATCCGCCCCTACATCACCCAGTTCAACTCCTCCGGCTACATCAACGACCTGGCCAACGGCGACATCTGCTTCGCCCTGGGCTGGTCCGGTGACGTGAACATCGCCAAGCACCGCGCTGCCGAAGCCGGCAAGAGCTACAAGATCCAGTACACCATTCCGAAGAGCGGTGCCCCGATCTGGTTTGACGTGATGGTGATTCCGAAGGATGCAGCGCACCCGGAAAATGCTCACAAGTGGATCAACTACATTGAAGATCCGAAAGTGAACGCCGAGATCACCAACAAGGTGTTCTACCCGACCGCCAACGCGGAAGCCAAGAAGTACGTGAAGCCGGAGATCGCCAACGATCCGGCGGTATACCCGCCGCCGGCTGTCATGAAAACGCTTTTCCTGATGAAGCCGCTGCCGGCAGACATTCTGCGTCTGGAAAACCGGCTGTGGACTCAACTCAAAACCGGTCACTAA
- a CDS encoding ATP-binding cassette domain-containing protein, with translation MTMPMSHREKEAIQASKADFIQIIDVVKKFGDATAVNHVSLSVAKNELFALLGSSGCGKSTLLRILAGFETATSGRVLIDGD, from the coding sequence ATGACTATGCCCATGAGCCATCGTGAGAAGGAAGCCATCCAGGCATCAAAGGCTGACTTCATTCAGATTATCGACGTCGTCAAGAAGTTCGGCGATGCGACTGCCGTCAATCATGTGAGCCTGAGCGTGGCCAAGAACGAGCTGTTCGCTCTGCTGGGGAGCTCGGGGTGCGGTAAATCCACCCTGCTGCGCATCCTCGCCGGCTTCGAAACCGCCACCTCCGGCCGCGTGCTGATCGATGGCGACG
- a CDS encoding DUF3138 family protein yields the protein MKMEYRHDWANQGVFQKADGSASKNNDIFGMQMIYAF from the coding sequence GTGAAGATGGAATACCGTCACGACTGGGCCAACCAGGGTGTGTTCCAGAAGGCCGATGGCAGTGCCAGCAAGAACAACGACATCTTTGGCATGCAGATGATCTACGCGTTCTAA